From the Tetrapisispora phaffii CBS 4417 chromosome 10, complete genome genome, one window contains:
- the TPHA0J00240 gene encoding uncharacterized protein, with amino-acid sequence MLLVPLIATLVSPILVHSTVLEPVDMQLDAVHTVDRRIASAVTAVSNAGSAWLRLAHAVTFVPTANWTLEAALDHYANTLAPIGEKDMVDAVARWSAGAGAGSDRSSDAGAWTWLTAPIDAATVSLIRLQSWHLRKLVVDSPEATSETRLQAASSALLVEQALRARRTVVHMLTSRCANSNADGGAAISPRRKPTPDEYLLYLRKFAFFMAQATIIGAFCMAAGMFSCYFMFAILLPASTAIWISVILQFRRGMALP; translated from the coding sequence ATGCTGCTCGTACCCCTTATAGCAACCCTCGTTTCCCCAATCCTCGTGCACTCTACGGTGCTTGAACCAGTCGACATGCAGCTGGACGCGGTGCACACGGTCGACCGTCGCATCGCCAGCGCCGTCACCGCCGTCAGCAATGCCGGCAGCGCCTGGCTGAGACTGGCACACGCCGTCACCTTTGTTCCAACTGCCAACTGGACCCTCGAGGCAGCCCTTGACCACTATGCTAACACGCTGGCACCCATTGGCGAGAAGGACATGGTCGACGCTGTTGCCCGGTGGTCGGCCGGCGCTGGCGCCGGCAGCGACCGCTCCAGTGACGCCGGCGCCTGGACCTGGTTGACAGCCCCGATAGACGCAGCAACCGTGTCGTTGATCAGACTGCAGAGCTGGCACCTGCGCAAACTCGTGGTGGACTCCCCAGAGGCTACCTCCGAGACCCGCCTGCAAGCGGCCAGCAGCGCCCTATTGGTCGAGCAGGCCCTGCGTGCGCGCCGGACCGTCGTGCACATGCTGACATCCCGTTGCGCCAACTCCAACGCCGATGGTGGAGCTGCCATAAGCCCCCGCCGCAAGCCCACCCCAGACGAGTACCTTCTGTACTTGCGCAAGTTCGCTTTCTTCATGGCACAGGCCACGATCATCGGGGCCTTCTGCATGGCCGCCGGCATGTTCTCCTGCTACTTCATGTTTGCCATCCTGCTCCCAGCATCGACAGCCATCTGGATCTCTGTCATCCTCCAGTTCCGTCGAGGAATGGCGCTCCCATGA
- the POL5 gene encoding DNA-directed DNA polymerase (similar to Saccharomyces cerevisiae POL5 (YEL055C); ancestral locus Anc_6.7), with amino-acid sequence MRVDRDLFYKLASDVPEERIASVVGVVGNLEKLSVGDEGEKEWVYVVDRLVKGLESNRNSARLGFSMCLTEALHLVLSRDVAERPRCLKDVGDYLKAVDSQFPLSAVGTGKAKVKVKGKDERGTLFGRLFAYKVLLNEPLFSLLFDQKFLIEFQERVIQLGSMKNWLLEPCFFSLYQAIEKLLPGLDQEYAQATVAQIDEHKLTMTNEGLSVYLLLAKKFTLSDFTLENSAWKANDPLQKGNLSVMAKVMLDTNVDGANSNTNKNWAPRLHYIWDIILREFFDNEQHGSDAKHVYQKKKHDKSKNPQRVEFKSFWQAVVDESFFNDKASPERKYQGYLIFQKAVESVPASEVEYCFTQNIMRSMINQASDSKRMLNKLSQKTLNTLVSICESEPAKLTPVLTALLFSEEGSLNFDILTKSKTVSRLLATKQSDHHYLATLIRLFTSRLNVSDKTPELEELNPRLKFILDSLLNLIRSQKALLETDKEIVMEILESTIQLAFFQKDNEYINNIAKERLSSMLAELIVLPSTDGSWPYLALEIIVTKEKSETLIDSLDDSLVAVKAESLDILKKISELKSKSSQLLGIESLMSMNLIQLYSGDAESIGIIEDLTTFYHETSNHETANFTGVTEILLSLLAQRKSLLRKLSLLVWEQFIDQIGKEEINLLLNFLHARENKEGFSVLFENEGDYEVVDSENDAEGEEDDENNEKDNDDSDEDSDDDVSDDDDASLSSSDTDNADDEKISQIDKETTSALAKALNLPDNIINENGEVNINMLEGMDEDDDDDSSSAEDDDESMDDEKMMELDDQLSEIFKRRKDALSTVSTGNQRKLDVKESRENVIAFKHRIIDMLEIYIKHIEQLSLNRADGGKVVTTEKTEQTLAIMLAIVDAFANCVQQTLDKPLIEKIIKLFKGRFSKIRFTLFEDIETSTEIMNSLERIHIHLNTNKPGQFSAAYYLFCSSTSLYLCRFLIDTTVEAEKTKMFEKLVDVYAATTKIWMQEGKYGAKIFVDFYNWLASKKQRKA; translated from the coding sequence ATGAGGGTTGATAGAGATTTGTTTTATAAGCTTGCGTCGGACGTGCCGGAAGAGCGAATTGCCAGTGTTGTTGGTGTGGTCGGCAACCTGGAGAAATTATCTGTGGGTGATGAGGGTGAGAAGGAATGGGTTTACGTGGTGGACAGGCTGGTGAAAGGTTTAGAGTCGAACCGCAACAGTGCACGTCTGGGGTTTTCCATGTGTCTGACCGAGGCGCTGCACTTGGTGTTGTCTCGAGATGTGGCCGAGAGGCCTCGTTGTTTAAAAGATGTTGGAGACTATTTGAAAGCTGTGGACTCTCAATTCCCTTTGAGTGCGGTAGGAACTGGCAAGGCAAAGGTTAAGGTCAAAGGTAAGGATGAGAGAGGCACGCTCTTTGGGAGACTGTTTGCTTACAAGGTGTTGTTGAACGAGCCGTTGTTCTCACTGCTTTTTGATCAAAAGTTTTTAATCGAATTTCAAGAAAGAGTGATCCAGTTGGGGTCCATGAAGAACTGGTTGCTTGAACCTTGTTTTTTCTCATTGTACCAGGCTATTGAGAAGCTTCTCCCTGGGTTAGATCAAGAGTACGCTCAAGCAACGGTCGCGCAGATCGATGAGCACAAGTTGACAATGACTAATGAAGGACTCTCTGTCTATTTGTTACTTGCTAAGAAGTTTACATTATCAGACTTCACGCTAGAGAACAGTGCATGGAAGGCTAACGATCCGCTACAAAAGGGAAACTTGAGCGTGATGGCGAAGGTGATGTTGGATACCAACGTTGACGGTGCAAACTCCAACACCAACAAGAACTGGGCTCCAAGGTTGCACTATATATGGGATATCATTTTAAGAGAGTTCTTCGACAATGAACAGCATGGAAGCGATGCCAAGCACGTTTaccaaaaaaagaaacacGATAAAAGTAAGAACCCACAAAGGGTCGAGTTCAAGAGTTTCTGGCAAGCAGTAGTCGATGAATCGTTCTTCAACGATAAAGCTTCTCCCGAAAGAAAATACCAAGGctatttgatatttcaaaagGCAGTAGAATCAGTCCCAGCTTCTGAAGTTGAATACTGTTTCactcaaaatattatgagATCTATGATCAATCAAGCAAGTGATTCGAAAAGAATGCTGAACAAACTTTCACAAAAGACGTTAAATACACTAGTCTCCATTTGTGAATCAGAACCAGCAAAATTAACTCCAGTATTGACTGCACTCTTGTTTTCTGAAGAAGGATCGttgaattttgatatattgacGAAATCAAAAACTGTCTCAAGATTATTAGCTACTAAGCAAAGTGACCATCACTACTTAGCAACTTTGATTCGCCTGTTCACTTCTAGATTAAATGTAAGTGACAAGACACCAGAACTCGAAGAGTTAAACCCAAGATTAAAATTCATTTTGGACAGTTTATTAAACCTAATCCGTAGTCAGAAGGCACTTTTGGAAACTGATAAAGAAATCGTAATGGAAATTTTAGAGTCAACAATTCAACTAGctttttttcaaaaagataacgaatatattaacaatattgCAAAGGAAAGATTATCATCAATGTTAGCAGAATTAATAGTTTTGCCATCAACCGATGGATCTTGGCCATACTTAGCTCTAGAAATTATTGTTACTAAAGAAAAAAGTGAAACTTTAATTGATTCATTAGATGATAGTTTAGTAGCAGTTAAAGCAGAATCCCTTGAcattttgaagaaaattagtgaattaaaatcaaaaagttCTCAATTACTGGGAATCGAGTCTTTGATGTCAATGAACTTAATTCAGTTGTACTCAGGCGATGCTGAATCAATTGGTATTATCGAAGATTTGACTACATTCTACCATGAAACATCGAACCATGAGACTGCTAACTTCACTGGAGTCACTGAGATTTTGTTGTCACTTTTGGCTCAAAGAAAATCGTTGCTGAGAAAGTTAAGTCTTCTTGTTTGGGAGCAATTTATTGACCAGATTGGTAAGGAAGAGATCAATTTACTTCTGAATTTCTTGCATGCCAGAGAAAATAAAGAGGGTTTTAGTGTTTTGTTCGAAAATGAAGGTGATTATGAAGTAGTTGATAGTGAAAATGATGCTGAAggagaagaagatgatgaaaacaatgaaaaaGATAACGACGACTCTGATGAAGACTCTGATGACGATGTCAGCGATGACGACGACGCTTCTCTGAGTAGCAGTGACACTGACAATGCTGATGATGAAAAGATATCCCAGATTGATAAAGAGACCACAAGTGCATTAGCAAAAGCCTTGAACTTGCcagataatattattaatgagAATGGTGAAGTTAACATCAATATGTTGGAAGGCAtggatgaagatgatgacgatgatTCTAGCAGTgctgaagatgatgatgaatcaATGGATGATGAAAAAATGATGGAATTAGATGACCAACTGTCTGAAATTTTCAAACGTAGAAAGGATGCCTTATCGACTGTCTCCACTGGtaatcaaagaaaattagATGTTAAAGAGTCTCGTGAGAATGTCATTGCATTCAAACACAGAATTATCGACATGTTAGAAATTTACATCAAACATATTGAACAGTTAAGCTTGAACAGAGCCGATGGTGGTAAGGTAGTCACCACCGAAAAAACCGAACAAACATTAGCTATCATGTTAGCTATCGTTGATGCTTTTGCGAACTGTGTTCAACAAACTTTAGATAAGCCACTtatagaaaaaattatcaaattattcaaagGCAGATTCTCCAAGATTCGTTTCACCCTTTTTGAAGACATCGAAACCTCCACCGAAATTATGAACTCTTTAGAGCGTATCCACATTCACCTGAATACCAACAAACCAGGTCAATTTTCCGCTGCTTATTACTTGTTCTGTTCAAGCACGTCATTATACCTATGTAGATTCCTGATTGACACTACAGTCGAAGCAGAAAAAACCAAAATGTTCGAGAAATTGGTCGATGTATACGCTGCCACCACCAAGATATGGATGCAGGAGGGCAAATACGGCGCAAAGATATTTGTTGACTTTTACAATTGGTTAGCATCCAAGAAGCAACGCAAGGCTTAG
- the UTP23 gene encoding rRNA-binding ribosome biosynthesis protein UTP23 (similar to Saccharomyces cerevisiae UTP23 (YOR004W); ancestral locus Anc_6.15), protein MRQKRAKSYKKQMVVYNHTFKFREPYQILVDEQIVQDSFESNYNLYRNLRKTLQAENIKVMITQCCMQKLYTTSNQELIDEAKRFERRRCNHSIKDPKEPLECIESIVNIDGQNKHRYVVATQNMELRRKLRRVPGVPILHLSRSVMIMEPISDSSVRLNRKFEQSKLYKGLNDPKYSMAPTPKEGTPDTEGTQPAATKKRKGVKEPNPLSKKKKVKVEIPKPAATTTDAANKKRRRKHRSNKNSENGNEGEDPKETGNSEEQVPESQDAN, encoded by the coding sequence ATGCGTCAGAAGAGAGCTAAGTCATATAAGAAACAGATGGTGGTTTACAACCACACTTTCAAGTTCAGAGAGCCATACCAGATCCTAGTGGATGAACAGATTGTTCAGGACTCATTTGAGTCGAATTACAACCTTTATAGGAACTTGCGGAAGACGCTGCAAGCTGAGAATATTAAGGTTATGATCACACAATGTTGCATGCAGAAGCTGTACACCACCAGCAACCAGGAGCTGATCGACGAGGCCAAGAGGTTCGAAAGACGTCGTTGTAACCACTCGATTAAGGATCCTAAGGAGCCATTGGAGTGCATAGAGTCAATTGTGAATATTGACGGTCAGAACAAGCATAGGTATGTGGTTGCAACTCAAAATATGGAGTTGAGAAGAAAATTGAGAAGGGTCCCAGGTGTCCCGATTTTGCATCTGTCTAGAAGTGTCATGATCATGGAGCCGATAAGTGATTCTAGTGTGAGACTTAATAGGAAATTCGAGCAGAGTAAGCTGTATAAGGGTTTGAACGATCCAAAATACTCGATGGCCCCAACACCAAAAGAGGGTACCCCAGACACTGAGGGTACACAACCAGCAGCCacaaagaaaagaaaaggtGTGAAGGAACCAAATCCACTAAGtaagaaaaagaaagttaAGGTTGAGATACCTAAACCTGCAGCTACTACAACAGATGCGGCTAACAAAAAGAGGAGAAGAAAGCATAGATCGAACAAGAACTCAGAGAATGGAAATGAGGGAGAGGACCCTAAGGAAACTGGAAATAGCGAGGAACAGGTTCCAGAATCACAGGATGCAAACTAG
- the PBI1 gene encoding Pbi1p (similar to Saccharomyces cerevisiae YPL272C; ancestral locus Anc_6.8), translated as MPFRPLASYERNVLIESYENQTNGTIFSAKYTDMQTNSTINDDAATLLTQNEENNMFSRFINALATVITENPELYTTINTKLEFEPITEIKTDDVISSIKFNSTKDEFVNCKNGAPPYLLRHIFNKDKFVPGSGKPLWNLYIVDDSIVIFHGQDVLFDIYSAASFHRKFFAALEGATPTSEKLTTIFRLSDLSKSALTYPFPKSIYDSPLLMLPAKTIDLVSLQTRFFLKSVVSKTIVKPLNIIMFNDEPMKSFTNSDPMDILEKTSSLCGTTVFGNISNERFDYLQSIAEEENVCTKSLVCGITMLCLKPLIKDFSSNITFSIAMNLRDSIEESTEFGLFYKNVRIEVPLSFIDDNVFKLKTSYNGYDASNSNIKETNPNYEEQLIAYQFNQIATFISRNLKQRMRAWRRNGFNDDDIKMMKFGSKDKNTSAKIIQINDISDLSFCPMNKNGELNSVSLKDLSFTHSLVPDQFMSLSYTHCKSTGSNICIHFPEVYDLELFVEKFQNFIDGGDE; from the coding sequence ATGCCATTCAGACCATTGGCTTCCTACGAAAGAAATGTATTGATTGAGTCTTACGAAAATCAAACCAACGGTACTATTTTCAGTGCAAAGTACACCGATATGCAAACTAATTCAACAATTAACGACGATGCTGCTACTTTACTTACTCAAAATGAGGAAAACAATATGTTTTCAAGGTTTATCAATGCTCTAGCCACAGTAATTACCGAAAATCCAGAGCTTTATACCACTATTAACACAAAATTGGAGTTCGAACCAATAACAGAGATCAAAACTGACGATGTAATCAGTTCCATCAAATTCAACTCTACGAAAGATGAGTTTGTGAATTGTAAGAATGGTGCTCCTCCATACTTGTTACgacatatatttaataaggATAAATTTGTCCCAGGTTCTGGTAAACCACTATGGAATTTATACATTGTTGACGATTCTATTGTGATATTTCATGGACAAGATGTTctatttgatatttattCAGCAGCAAGTTTCCACCGAAAGTTCTTTGCTGCATTAGAAGGTGCTACTCCAACCAGCGAAAAGTTAACAACTATATTTAGATTATCTGACCTATCAAAGTCAGCACTAACGTATCCATTCCCTAAATCAATTTACGACAGTCCTTTACTTATGTTACCAGCAAAGACTATTGATTTGGTATCTCTTCAGACTCGTTTCTTCTTGAAATCTGTTGTTAGCAAGACAATTGTCAAACCTCtcaatataattatgtTCAATGACGAACCGATGAAGAGCTTCACGAATTCTGATCCAATGGATATTTTGGAGAAGACTTCATCTTTATGTGGCACAACTGTCTTTGGTAACATTTCCAACGAAAGATTCGACTACTTACAGTCTATtgctgaagaagaaaacgTTTGCACCAAGAGTCTAGTCTGTGGTATTACCATGCTATGTTTGAAACCACTAATAAAAGACTTCAGTAGTAATATCACATTCTCTATTGCTATGAATCTTAGAGACTCTATTGAGGAATCCACTGAGTTTGGTTTATTTTACAAGAATGTCAGAATCGAAGTCCCACTAAGCTTCATCGATGATAACGTATTTAAGTTGAAGACTAGTTATAATGGTTATGATGCTTCTAATTCCAACATTAAAGAGACAAATCCGAATTATGAAGAGCAATTGATTGCATATCAATTCAATCAAATTGCCACATTTATTTCAAGGAACTTGAAACAAAGAATGAGAGCCTGGAGAAGAAATGGGTTCAATGACGACGATATCAAGATGATGAAGTTTGGTAGCAAAGATAAAAACACTTCTGCCAAGATCATACAGATCAACGATATTTCCGACCTTTCCTTCTGCCCAATGAACAAAAATGGCGAACTAAATAGCGTCAGTTTGAAAGATCTAAGTTTCACACACAGTCTGGTGCCAGACCAATTCATGTCTCTATCTTACACCCATTGTAAGAGCACTGGCTCTAATATATGTATCCACTTCCCAGAAGTCTACGACTTGGAACTGTTTGTTGAAAAGTTCCAGAACTTCATTGACGGTGGCGACGAGTAG
- the ATP15 gene encoding F1F0 ATP synthase subunit epsilon (similar to Saccharomyces cerevisiae ATP15 (YPL271W); ancestral locus Anc_6.6), with amino-acid sequence MSTWRKAGLTYSNYLAVAAKTVRQSLKNDLKTNSVLSRSKTDIKYTIFEKGTAKSEPTSISD; translated from the coding sequence ATGAGTACCTGGAGAAAAGCTGGCTTAACCTACTCGAACTACTTGGCGGTCGCCGCCAAGACCGTTCGTCAGTCATTGAAGAACGACCTGAAGACCAATTCTGTCTTGAGCAGATCCAAGACTGATATCAAGTACACTATTTTTGAGAAAGGCACTGCGAAGAGTGAGCCAACCTCTATTTCAGACTAG
- the FUM1 gene encoding fumarase FUM1 (similar to Saccharomyces cerevisiae FUM1 (YPL262W); ancestral locus Anc_6.13), translating to MSSVIRNVPRGVKSVAKVQKTGMHQSMRCLSDEAGFRIETDGFGEIKVPANKYWGAQTERSFENFRIGGPRERMPDPVVKAFGVLKKSAAIVNEGYGTLDPQISKVIQEAADEVIQGKLNDHFPLVVFQTGSGTQSNMNANEVISNRAIELLGGTLGSKQVHPNNHVNQAQSSNDSFPTVMHIAAVTEITDHLIPEVANLRDALESKSKDFAHIVKIGRTHLQDATPLTLGQEFSGYVQQLTNGIGRIEHSLINLKFLAQGGTAVGTGLNTRIGFAEKIAEQISKETGVAFKTAPNKFEALAAHDAIVEASGAITTVATSLFKIAQDIRYLGSGPRCGYGELSLPENEPGSSIMPGKINPTQNEAVTQVCAQIIGNNQTIIFAGTQGQFELNVFKPVMISNLLSSIRLLGDVSKSFRIHCVEGIKANEERIADLMNKSLMLVTALNPKIGYDEATKVAKNAHKKGITLKESAMQLGSLTESEFDEWVVPEKMIGPK from the coding sequence ATGAGTTCAGTGATTAGAAATGTTCCAAGAGGAGTGAAGAGCGTTGCCAAGGTGCAGAAGACTGGCATGCACCAATCAATGAGGTGCTTAAGTGACGAAGCTGGCTTCAGAATAGAGACCGATGGGTTCGGAGAGATTAAAGTTCCTGCCAACAAATATTGGGGTGCCCAGACTGAGAGATCTTTTGAGAACTTTAGGATTGGCGGCCCTCGTGAGAGAATGCCTGATCCAGTGGTGAAAGCGTTTGGCGTGTTGAAGAAGTCTGCTGCTATAGTGAATGAAGGATACGGGACTTTGGACCCACAGATTTCGAAAGTGATCCAAGAGGCTGCTGACGAGGTTATTCAAGGTAAATTGAACGACCATTTCCCCCTGGTAGTGTTTCAAACTGGTTCTGGTACCCAATCAAACATGAATGCTAACGAAGTTATTTCGAACAGAGCTATCGAACTGCTAGGAGGTACATTGGGGTCCAAGCAAGTTCACCCAAATAACCATGTTAATCAAGCTCAATCATCTAACGATAGCTTCCCAACAGTTATGCATATTGCTGCTGTTACTGAAATAACCGATCATTTAATTCCTGAAGTGGCTAACTTGAGAGATGCTCTAGAGTCTAAGTCAAAAGATTTTGCTCACATTGTCAAAATCGGTAGAACCCATTTACAAGACGCAACTCCATTGACATTGGGCCAAGAGTTCAGTGGCTACGTTCAACAATTGACGAATGGTATCGGCCGTATTGAACATTCtttgattaatttaaaGTTTCTAGCTCAGGGTGGTACAGCAGTTGGTACTGGACTAAACACTAGAATTGGTTTTGCTGAAAAGATAGCTGAACAGATTTCTAAAGAAACAGGCGTTGCTTTCAAGACTGCTCCAAATAAATTCGAAGCTCTTGCTGCTCACGATGCTATAGTTGAAGCCAGTGGCGCTATCACCACTGTTGCTACCTCCTTGTTTAAGATTGCTCAAGATATTAGATACTTGGGTAGTGGTCCAAGATGTGGTTACGGTGAATTATCATTGCCAGAAAACGAGCCAGGTTCTTCAATCATGCCTGGTAAGATCAACCCAACACAAAACGAAGCTGTCACCCAAGTATGTGCCCAGATCATAGGTAACAACCAAACCATCATCTTTGCGGGTACACAAGGTCAATTCGAATTGAATGTATTCAAGCCAGTTATGATCTCTAACTTATTAAGCTCTATTAGACTCTTAGGCGACGTCTCTAAGTCCTTCCGTATCCATTGTGTTGAAGGCATCAAAGCCAACGAGGAAAGAATTGCCGACTTGATGAACAAGAGTCTGATGCTGGTCACCGCTTTGAACCCAAAGATCGGTTACGATGAAGCCACGAAAGTCGCAAAGAACGCACACAAAAAGGGTATCACCTTAAAGGAGAGTGCAATGCAATTGGGGTCCCTTACTGAAAGTGAGTTTGACGAATGGGTCGTCCCAGAAAAGATGATTGGCCCAAAATAA
- the MDL2 gene encoding ATP-binding cassette permease MDL2 (similar to Saccharomyces cerevisiae MDL2 (YPL270W); ancestral locus Anc_6.5), producing the protein MMLALRATRLLGPWTKIQRPSTMQGWMLTRKLSFRAITIKPNEVKIACTITTKRWSSSKTTAPQVRVPKSRNDGNDIKRLLSLAKKDWKLLCIAVGLLTVSCTIGMSLPKVIGMVLDLLKNAISKSEDAELGSADLSIESSELPPIAFGLSLYEFLGCIGAALLIGTAANFGRVVLLRVLSERVVARLRSQVIKKTIHQDAEFFDNNKVGDLISRLGSDAYVVSRSMTQKVSDGFKALLCGGVGVGMMVSISPELSAFLLFFTPPVMLSSMYFGRLIRDNSRKLQEATGQLTRVSEEQFSGVKTVQAFVAEQREIKRYNNVIKDVYNVGKESAFINAKLFTITSSLGDMSFLLVLAYGSYLVLHGGLSIGDLTAYMMYTELTGSAVFGLSSFYSEIMQGVGAASRLFELTDRIPMISPTTGKKYIPGKGEIEFKNVSFAYPTRPGSQIFKSLNFKIEPGSNVCIVGPSGRGKSTIASLLLKYYKPTAGTITVDGQDISKLNSKSLRRHIGIVQQEPILMSGSIRDNITYGLTYEATAEEIRRVTKQCFCHNFITKFPDQYQTILGPNGTLLSGGQKQRIAIARALLKKPNVLILDEATSALDVESESAINYTFGKLMKKKEVTIISIAHRLSTIRRSEIVIVLGNDGSVVEIGKFKTLFGNPLSELSQLLNEKSTINERNPNEKPAETPEQESQKNAANESIVDVVLEEEILQNDIRSQDEKDILDKQPFPDKSSINLKI; encoded by the coding sequence ATGATGCTAGCATTGAGAGCAACAAGGCTCTTGGGTCCATGGACTAAAATACAGAGACCCTCAACGATGCAGGGTTGGATGCTGACCAGGAAGTTGTCCTTCAGGGCAATTACGATCAAACCAAATGAGGTTAAAATCGCATGTACTATCACAACGAAGAGGTGGTCCTCATCGAAAACAACTGCACCTCAAGTGAGAGTCCCCAAATCCCGTAATGACGGTAACGATATTAAACGGTTGTTATCCCTAGCGAAGAAGGACTGGAAACTGCTTTGCATAGCAGTGGGCTTGTTAACGGTCTCTTGCACAATTGGAATGTCTTTACCAAAAGTAATCGGGATGGTGCTTGACCTTTTGAAGAATGCAATATCAAAGTCAGAAGATGCAGAGTTGGGTTCAGCAGATCTGAGTATAGAAAGTAGCGAGCTGCCCCCTATTGCGTTTGGGCTGTCGCTATATGAATTTCTGGGCTGTATTGGAGCTGCATTGTTGATTGGGACTGCCGCTAATTTTGGGAGAGTGGTGCTGTTAAGAGTTCTTAGTGAGAGGGTAGTCGCCAGGCTACGTTCACAAGTGATTAAGAAGACAATCCATCAAGATGCAGAGTTCTTTGACAATAACAAAGTCGGTGACCTTATATCAAGACTAGGTTCAGACGCTTACGTAGTGTCAAGATCGATGACTCAGAAAGTTTCCGATGGATTCAAAGCACTGCTTTGTGGTGGTGTCGGGGTAGGGATGATGGTCTCTATATCTCCTGAACTTTCTGcgtttttattattcttcaCTCCCCCAGTAATGCTAAGTAGTATGTACTTTGGTAGACTCATCAGAGATAACTCGAGAAAGTTGCAAGAAGCAACAGGCCAATTGACAAGAGTTTCTGAAGAACAATTCAGTGGTGTGAAGACGGTCCAAGCATTTGTAGCCGAGCAAAGAGAGATTAAAAGGTATAATAATGTCATAAAAGACGTTTACAATGTTGGGAAAGAATCCGCATTCATAAATGCAAAATTGTTTACTATCACAAGTTCATTAGGAGATATGAGCTTCCTATTAGTATTGGCATATGGTTCATACTTAGTTCTACATGGCGGACTTTCAATTGGAGATTTGACAGCTTACATGATGTATACAGAATTAACAGGAAGTGCAGTTTTTGGATTGTCAAGTTTCTACTCAGAGATTATGCAAGGTGTCGGTGCGGCTTCTAGGTTGTTCGAATTGACAGATCGTATTCCAATGATAAGTCCCACGACAGGAAAAAAGTATATCCCTGGGAAAGGTGAAATAGAATTTAAAAACGTATCCTTTGCATACCCGACAAGACCAGGCAGCCAGATATTTAAATCGctgaatttcaaaattgagCCAGGTTCTAATGTTTGTATTGTGGGCCCATCAGGAAGAGGTAAATCAACGATCGCTTCATTgctattgaaatattataaacCGACAGCAGGAACCATTACAGTCGATGGTCaagatatttcaaaattaaatagtAAATCCTTAAGACGCCACATCGGCATTGTTCAACAAGAACCTATATTAATGTCGGGTTCCATAAGAGATAATATCACATATGGTTTGACTTATGAAGCCACAGCTGAAGAGATCAGAAGAGTAACTAAACAATGCTTTTGCCACAActttattacaaaattcCCAGATCAATACCAAACTATATTAGGTCCAAACGGTACACTACTAAGCGGTGGTCAAAAGCAAAGAATAGCAATAGCAAGGGCATTACTTAAGAAACCAAATGTGTTGATCCTAGATGAAGCTACATCGGCACTAGATGTTGAAAGTGAAAGTGCAATTAATTACACTTTTGGAAAGCTcatgaaaaagaaagaagtCACGATTATAAGTATAGCCCATCGTTTGAGCACTATCAGGAGATCAGAGATTGTGATTGTTCTTGGCAATGATGGTTCCGTGGTAGAAATCggaaaatttaaaacacTATTTGGGAATCCATTAAGTGAGTTGTCCCAATTATtgaatgaaaaatcaacaatAAATGAAAGAAACCCAAACGAAAAGCCTGCAGAGACTCCTGAACAAGAATCTCAGAAAAATGCTGCCAACGAATCAATCGTCGACGTCGTGTTAGAGGAAGAAATTTTGCAAAACGACATAAGAAGCCAAGATGAAAAGGATATCCTCGACAAACAACCGTTTCCTGATAAATCTTCCATAAATCTTAAAATATAG